The Molothrus aeneus isolate 106 chromosome 15, BPBGC_Maene_1.0, whole genome shotgun sequence genome includes a region encoding these proteins:
- the HNRNPH1 gene encoding heterogeneous nuclear ribonucleoprotein H isoform X9 yields MDPCHTEETEGEIPGLATTEAETEQSLTPNVMLNTESSEGYVVKVRGLPWSCSTEEVQRFFSDCKILNGALGIRFIYTREGRPSGEAFAELESEEDVKLALKKDRETMGHRYVEVFKSNNVEMDWVLKHTGPNSPDTANDGFVRLRGLPFGCSKEEIVQFFSGLEIVPNGITLPVDFQGRSTGEAFVQFASQEIAEKALKKHKERIGHRYIEIFKSSRAEVRTHYDPPRKLLAMQRPGPYDRPGLTRGYNSLGRGSSLERMRRGAYGGGYGGYDDYNGYNDGYGFGSDRFGREWTLFSAGMSDHRYGDGSSTFQSTTGHCVHMRGLPYRATENDIYNFFSPLNPVRVHIEIGPDGRVTGEADVEFATHEDAVAAMSKDKANMQHRYVELFLNSTAGGTGGAYGSQMMGAMVKESEGVVQDWNTSTLPGSQSSYGAPGNQQLSGGYGGGYGGQSSMSGYDPGSQGAMNSSYYSSGNRASMGVNGMGGMSNMSNMSGGWGM; encoded by the exons ATGGACCCTTGTCACACCGAGGAGACCGAGGGCGAGATCCCCGGCTTGG CAACCACAGAAGCAGAGACAGAGCAGAGCCTCACCCCCAATGTGATGCTTAACACAGAGAGCAGCGAGGGATACGTGGTGAAAGTCCGGGGGCTGCCTTGGTCTTGCTCCACCGAGGAGGTGCAGAGGTTCTTCTCCG ATTGCAAAATTCTGAACGGGGCTTTGGGTATCCGTTTCATCTACACCAGGGAGGGCAGACCAAGTGGAGAAGCATTTGCTGAACTTGAGTCAGAGGAGGATGTGAAATTGGCCCTGAAAAAGGACAGAGAAACAATGGGACACAGATACGTTGAAG TTTTCAAGTCAAACAACGTTGAAATGGATTGGGTTCTGAAGCATACTGGTCCCAACAGCCCTGATACAGCTAATGATGGTTTTGTACGTCTTAGAGGACTCCCATTTGGCTGTAGTAAAGAAGAAATTGTACAGTTTTTTTCAG GGTTGGAAATCGTGCCAAATGGGATAACATTGCCGGTGGACTTCCAGGGGAGGAGTACGGGGGAGGCCTTCGTGCAGTTTGCTTCACAGGAAATAGCTGAAAAGGCTCTAAAGAAACACAAGGAAAGAATAGGGCACAG GTACATTGAGATCTTCAAGAGTAGCCGAGCAGAGGTGCGCACTCACTACGACCCTCCCCGCAAGCTGCTGGCCATGCAGAGACCTGGTCCGTACGACAGGCCCGGCCTGACGCGCGGATACAACAGTCTGGGTAGAGGAAGTAGCTTGGAGAGAATGAGGCGTGGAGCCTACGGAGGAG GTTATGGAGGTTATGATGACTACAATGGGTATAATGATGGCTATGGGTTTGGTTCTGATAGATTTGGAAGAG AATGGACTCTTTTCTCCGCAGGGATGTCGGACCACAGGTACGGCGACGGATCGTCCACCTTCCAGAGCACGACCGGCCACTGCGTCCACATGCGAGGTCTGCCCTACAGAGCCACGGAGAACGACATCTACAAC TTCTTCTCACCTCTGAACCCTGTAAGAGTACACATTGAAATCGGACCAGATGGCAGAGTAACCGGAGAGGCAGACGTTGAATTTGCTACTCACGAGGATGCAGTGGCTGCTATGTCCAAAGACAAAGCAAACATGC AACACAGATACGTAGAGCTGTTCCTGAATTCTACAGCAGGAGGAACTGGTGGTGCCTATGGCAGTCAGATGATGGGAGCAATGG TCAAGGAGTCGGAAGGGGTAGTCCAAGATTGGAACACTAGCACATTGCCAG GGAGCCAATCCAGTTATGGTGCTCCAGGCAACCAGCAGCTGAGTGGGGGCTATGGAGGAGGATATGGAGGTCAAAGCAGCATGAGTGGCTATG ACCCCGGGAGCCAGGGCGCCATGAACAGCAGCTACTACAGCAGTGGGAACCGCGCATCCATGGGAGTGAACGGCATGGGCGGCATGTCCAACATGTCCAACATGAGTGGTGGCTGGGGAATGTAA
- the HNRNPH1 gene encoding heterogeneous nuclear ribonucleoprotein H isoform X4 → MDPCHTEETEGEIPGLGFSDRSEQIVSRGVASAFEAATTEAETEQSLTPNVMLNTESSEGYVVKVRGLPWSCSTEEVQRFFSDCKILNGALGIRFIYTREGRPSGEAFAELESEEDVKLALKKDRETMGHRYVEVFKSNNVEMDWVLKHTGPNSPDTANDGFVRLRGLPFGCSKEEIVQFFSGLEIVPNGITLPVDFQGRSTGEAFVQFASQEIAEKALKKHKERIGHRYIEIFKSSRAEVRTHYDPPRKLLAMQRPGPYDRPGLTRGYNSLGRGSSLERMRRGAYGGGYGGYDDYNGYNDGYGFGSDRFGREWTLFSAGMSDHRYGDGSSTFQSTTGHCVHMRGLPYRATENDIYNFFSPLNPVRVHIEIGPDGRVTGEADVEFATHEDAVAAMSKDKANMQHRYVELFLNSTAGGTGGAYGSQMMGAMVKESEGVVQDWNTSTLPAQVLNSCCCYASKTDTLLTPSWAGYADEGSQSSYGAPGNQQLSGGYGGGYGGQSSMSGYALGTVDGIYEVAQQGQALGQGCFESA, encoded by the exons ATGGACCCTTGTCACACCGAGGAGACCGAGGGCGAGATCCCCGGCTTGG GCTTCAGTGACCGAAGCGAGCAGATTGTTTCACGTGGGGTAGCGTCAGCCTTTGAAGCTG CAACCACAGAAGCAGAGACAGAGCAGAGCCTCACCCCCAATGTGATGCTTAACACAGAGAGCAGCGAGGGATACGTGGTGAAAGTCCGGGGGCTGCCTTGGTCTTGCTCCACCGAGGAGGTGCAGAGGTTCTTCTCCG ATTGCAAAATTCTGAACGGGGCTTTGGGTATCCGTTTCATCTACACCAGGGAGGGCAGACCAAGTGGAGAAGCATTTGCTGAACTTGAGTCAGAGGAGGATGTGAAATTGGCCCTGAAAAAGGACAGAGAAACAATGGGACACAGATACGTTGAAG TTTTCAAGTCAAACAACGTTGAAATGGATTGGGTTCTGAAGCATACTGGTCCCAACAGCCCTGATACAGCTAATGATGGTTTTGTACGTCTTAGAGGACTCCCATTTGGCTGTAGTAAAGAAGAAATTGTACAGTTTTTTTCAG GGTTGGAAATCGTGCCAAATGGGATAACATTGCCGGTGGACTTCCAGGGGAGGAGTACGGGGGAGGCCTTCGTGCAGTTTGCTTCACAGGAAATAGCTGAAAAGGCTCTAAAGAAACACAAGGAAAGAATAGGGCACAG GTACATTGAGATCTTCAAGAGTAGCCGAGCAGAGGTGCGCACTCACTACGACCCTCCCCGCAAGCTGCTGGCCATGCAGAGACCTGGTCCGTACGACAGGCCCGGCCTGACGCGCGGATACAACAGTCTGGGTAGAGGAAGTAGCTTGGAGAGAATGAGGCGTGGAGCCTACGGAGGAG GTTATGGAGGTTATGATGACTACAATGGGTATAATGATGGCTATGGGTTTGGTTCTGATAGATTTGGAAGAG AATGGACTCTTTTCTCCGCAGGGATGTCGGACCACAGGTACGGCGACGGATCGTCCACCTTCCAGAGCACGACCGGCCACTGCGTCCACATGCGAGGTCTGCCCTACAGAGCCACGGAGAACGACATCTACAAC TTCTTCTCACCTCTGAACCCTGTAAGAGTACACATTGAAATCGGACCAGATGGCAGAGTAACCGGAGAGGCAGACGTTGAATTTGCTACTCACGAGGATGCAGTGGCTGCTATGTCCAAAGACAAAGCAAACATGC AACACAGATACGTAGAGCTGTTCCTGAATTCTACAGCAGGAGGAACTGGTGGTGCCTATGGCAGTCAGATGATGGGAGCAATGG TCAAGGAGTCGGAAGGGGTAGTCCAAGATTGGAACACTAGCACATTGCCAG CACAAGTCTTAAATTCCTGTTGCTGTTATGCCTCTAAGACAGATACCCTCCTGACACCCAGCTGGGCTGGTTACGCAGATGAAG GGAGCCAATCCAGTTATGGTGCTCCAGGCAACCAGCAGCTGAGTGGGGGCTATGGAGGAGGATATGGAGGTCAAAGCAGCATGAGTGGCTATG CGTTGGGCACGGTAGACGGTATTTACGAGGTGGCCCAGCAAGGACAGGCGTTGGGGCAAGGATGCTTCGAGTCGGCCTGA
- the HNRNPH1 gene encoding heterogeneous nuclear ribonucleoprotein H isoform X10, which translates to MDPCHTEETEGEIPGLATTEAETEQSLTPNVMLNTESSEGYVVKVRGLPWSCSTEEVQRFFSDCKILNGALGIRFIYTREGRPSGEAFAELESEEDVKLALKKDRETMGHRYVEVFKSNNVEMDWVLKHTGPNSPDTANDGFVRLRGLPFGCSKEEIVQFFSGLEIVPNGITLPVDFQGRSTGEAFVQFASQEIAEKALKKHKERIGHRYIEIFKSSRAEVRTHYDPPRKLLAMQRPGPYDRPGLTRGYNSLGRGSSLERMRRGAYGGGYGGYDDYNGYNDGYGFGSDRFGRGMSDHRYGDGSSTFQSTTGHCVHMRGLPYRATENDIYNFFSPLNPVRVHIEIGPDGRVTGEADVEFATHEDAVAAMSKDKANMQHRYVELFLNSTAGGTGGAYGSQMMGAMVKESEGVVQDWNTSTLPGSQSSYGAPGNQQLSGGYGGGYGGQSSMSGYDPGSQGAMNSSYYSSGNRASMGVNGMGGMSNMSNMSGGWGM; encoded by the exons ATGGACCCTTGTCACACCGAGGAGACCGAGGGCGAGATCCCCGGCTTGG CAACCACAGAAGCAGAGACAGAGCAGAGCCTCACCCCCAATGTGATGCTTAACACAGAGAGCAGCGAGGGATACGTGGTGAAAGTCCGGGGGCTGCCTTGGTCTTGCTCCACCGAGGAGGTGCAGAGGTTCTTCTCCG ATTGCAAAATTCTGAACGGGGCTTTGGGTATCCGTTTCATCTACACCAGGGAGGGCAGACCAAGTGGAGAAGCATTTGCTGAACTTGAGTCAGAGGAGGATGTGAAATTGGCCCTGAAAAAGGACAGAGAAACAATGGGACACAGATACGTTGAAG TTTTCAAGTCAAACAACGTTGAAATGGATTGGGTTCTGAAGCATACTGGTCCCAACAGCCCTGATACAGCTAATGATGGTTTTGTACGTCTTAGAGGACTCCCATTTGGCTGTAGTAAAGAAGAAATTGTACAGTTTTTTTCAG GGTTGGAAATCGTGCCAAATGGGATAACATTGCCGGTGGACTTCCAGGGGAGGAGTACGGGGGAGGCCTTCGTGCAGTTTGCTTCACAGGAAATAGCTGAAAAGGCTCTAAAGAAACACAAGGAAAGAATAGGGCACAG GTACATTGAGATCTTCAAGAGTAGCCGAGCAGAGGTGCGCACTCACTACGACCCTCCCCGCAAGCTGCTGGCCATGCAGAGACCTGGTCCGTACGACAGGCCCGGCCTGACGCGCGGATACAACAGTCTGGGTAGAGGAAGTAGCTTGGAGAGAATGAGGCGTGGAGCCTACGGAGGAG GTTATGGAGGTTATGATGACTACAATGGGTATAATGATGGCTATGGGTTTGGTTCTGATAGATTTGGAAGAG GGATGTCGGACCACAGGTACGGCGACGGATCGTCCACCTTCCAGAGCACGACCGGCCACTGCGTCCACATGCGAGGTCTGCCCTACAGAGCCACGGAGAACGACATCTACAAC TTCTTCTCACCTCTGAACCCTGTAAGAGTACACATTGAAATCGGACCAGATGGCAGAGTAACCGGAGAGGCAGACGTTGAATTTGCTACTCACGAGGATGCAGTGGCTGCTATGTCCAAAGACAAAGCAAACATGC AACACAGATACGTAGAGCTGTTCCTGAATTCTACAGCAGGAGGAACTGGTGGTGCCTATGGCAGTCAGATGATGGGAGCAATGG TCAAGGAGTCGGAAGGGGTAGTCCAAGATTGGAACACTAGCACATTGCCAG GGAGCCAATCCAGTTATGGTGCTCCAGGCAACCAGCAGCTGAGTGGGGGCTATGGAGGAGGATATGGAGGTCAAAGCAGCATGAGTGGCTATG ACCCCGGGAGCCAGGGCGCCATGAACAGCAGCTACTACAGCAGTGGGAACCGCGCATCCATGGGAGTGAACGGCATGGGCGGCATGTCCAACATGTCCAACATGAGTGGTGGCTGGGGAATGTAA
- the HNRNPH1 gene encoding heterogeneous nuclear ribonucleoprotein H isoform X6, with product MDPCHTEETEGEIPGLGFSDRSEQIVSRGVASAFEAATTEAETEQSLTPNVMLNTESSEGYVVKVRGLPWSCSTEEVQRFFSDCKILNGALGIRFIYTREGRPSGEAFAELESEEDVKLALKKDRETMGHRYVEVFKSNNVEMDWVLKHTGPNSPDTANDGFVRLRGLPFGCSKEEIVQFFSGLEIVPNGITLPVDFQGRSTGEAFVQFASQEIAEKALKKHKERIGHRYIEIFKSSRAEVRTHYDPPRKLLAMQRPGPYDRPGLTRGYNSLGRGSSLERMRRGAYGGGYGGYDDYNGYNDGYGFGSDRFGREWTLFSAGMSDHRYGDGSSTFQSTTGHCVHMRGLPYRATENDIYNFFSPLNPVRVHIEIGPDGRVTGEADVEFATHEDAVAAMSKDKANMQHRYVELFLNSTAGGTGGAYGSQMMGAMVKESEGVVQDWNTSTLPGMSLETPSLSLSMLNFPWCEQGSQSSYGAPGNQQLSGGYGGGYGGQSSMSGYALGTVDGIYEVAQQGQALGQGCFESA from the exons ATGGACCCTTGTCACACCGAGGAGACCGAGGGCGAGATCCCCGGCTTGG GCTTCAGTGACCGAAGCGAGCAGATTGTTTCACGTGGGGTAGCGTCAGCCTTTGAAGCTG CAACCACAGAAGCAGAGACAGAGCAGAGCCTCACCCCCAATGTGATGCTTAACACAGAGAGCAGCGAGGGATACGTGGTGAAAGTCCGGGGGCTGCCTTGGTCTTGCTCCACCGAGGAGGTGCAGAGGTTCTTCTCCG ATTGCAAAATTCTGAACGGGGCTTTGGGTATCCGTTTCATCTACACCAGGGAGGGCAGACCAAGTGGAGAAGCATTTGCTGAACTTGAGTCAGAGGAGGATGTGAAATTGGCCCTGAAAAAGGACAGAGAAACAATGGGACACAGATACGTTGAAG TTTTCAAGTCAAACAACGTTGAAATGGATTGGGTTCTGAAGCATACTGGTCCCAACAGCCCTGATACAGCTAATGATGGTTTTGTACGTCTTAGAGGACTCCCATTTGGCTGTAGTAAAGAAGAAATTGTACAGTTTTTTTCAG GGTTGGAAATCGTGCCAAATGGGATAACATTGCCGGTGGACTTCCAGGGGAGGAGTACGGGGGAGGCCTTCGTGCAGTTTGCTTCACAGGAAATAGCTGAAAAGGCTCTAAAGAAACACAAGGAAAGAATAGGGCACAG GTACATTGAGATCTTCAAGAGTAGCCGAGCAGAGGTGCGCACTCACTACGACCCTCCCCGCAAGCTGCTGGCCATGCAGAGACCTGGTCCGTACGACAGGCCCGGCCTGACGCGCGGATACAACAGTCTGGGTAGAGGAAGTAGCTTGGAGAGAATGAGGCGTGGAGCCTACGGAGGAG GTTATGGAGGTTATGATGACTACAATGGGTATAATGATGGCTATGGGTTTGGTTCTGATAGATTTGGAAGAG AATGGACTCTTTTCTCCGCAGGGATGTCGGACCACAGGTACGGCGACGGATCGTCCACCTTCCAGAGCACGACCGGCCACTGCGTCCACATGCGAGGTCTGCCCTACAGAGCCACGGAGAACGACATCTACAAC TTCTTCTCACCTCTGAACCCTGTAAGAGTACACATTGAAATCGGACCAGATGGCAGAGTAACCGGAGAGGCAGACGTTGAATTTGCTACTCACGAGGATGCAGTGGCTGCTATGTCCAAAGACAAAGCAAACATGC AACACAGATACGTAGAGCTGTTCCTGAATTCTACAGCAGGAGGAACTGGTGGTGCCTATGGCAGTCAGATGATGGGAGCAATGG TCAAGGAGTCGGAAGGGGTAGTCCAAGATTGGAACACTAGCACATTGCCAG GGATGTCTTTAGAAACCCCATCACTTTCCTTGAGCATGTTAAACTTCCCTTGGTGTGAGCAAG GGAGCCAATCCAGTTATGGTGCTCCAGGCAACCAGCAGCTGAGTGGGGGCTATGGAGGAGGATATGGAGGTCAAAGCAGCATGAGTGGCTATG CGTTGGGCACGGTAGACGGTATTTACGAGGTGGCCCAGCAAGGACAGGCGTTGGGGCAAGGATGCTTCGAGTCGGCCTGA
- the HNRNPH1 gene encoding heterogeneous nuclear ribonucleoprotein H isoform X1 — translation MDPCHTEETEGEIPGLGFSDRSEQIVSRGVASAFEAATTEAETEQSLTPNVMLNTESSEGYVVKVRGLPWSCSTEEVQRFFSDCKILNGALGIRFIYTREGRPSGEAFAELESEEDVKLALKKDRETMGHRYVEVFKSNNVEMDWVLKHTGPNSPDTANDGFVRLRGLPFGCSKEEIVQFFSGLEIVPNGITLPVDFQGRSTGEAFVQFASQEIAEKALKKHKERIGHRYIEIFKSSRAEVRTHYDPPRKLLAMQRPGPYDRPGLTRGYNSLGRGSSLERMRRGAYGGGYGGYDDYNGYNDGYGFGSDRFGREWTLFSAGMSDHRYGDGSSTFQSTTGHCVHMRGLPYRATENDIYNFFSPLNPVRVHIEIGPDGRVTGEADVEFATHEDAVAAMSKDKANMQHRYVELFLNSTAGGTGGAYGSQMMGAMVKESEGVVQDWNTSTLPAQVLNSCCCYASKTDTLLTPSWAGYADEGSQSSYGAPGNQQLSGGYGGGYGGQSSMSGYDPGSQGAMNSSYYSSGNRASMGVNGMGGMSNMSNMSGGWGM, via the exons ATGGACCCTTGTCACACCGAGGAGACCGAGGGCGAGATCCCCGGCTTGG GCTTCAGTGACCGAAGCGAGCAGATTGTTTCACGTGGGGTAGCGTCAGCCTTTGAAGCTG CAACCACAGAAGCAGAGACAGAGCAGAGCCTCACCCCCAATGTGATGCTTAACACAGAGAGCAGCGAGGGATACGTGGTGAAAGTCCGGGGGCTGCCTTGGTCTTGCTCCACCGAGGAGGTGCAGAGGTTCTTCTCCG ATTGCAAAATTCTGAACGGGGCTTTGGGTATCCGTTTCATCTACACCAGGGAGGGCAGACCAAGTGGAGAAGCATTTGCTGAACTTGAGTCAGAGGAGGATGTGAAATTGGCCCTGAAAAAGGACAGAGAAACAATGGGACACAGATACGTTGAAG TTTTCAAGTCAAACAACGTTGAAATGGATTGGGTTCTGAAGCATACTGGTCCCAACAGCCCTGATACAGCTAATGATGGTTTTGTACGTCTTAGAGGACTCCCATTTGGCTGTAGTAAAGAAGAAATTGTACAGTTTTTTTCAG GGTTGGAAATCGTGCCAAATGGGATAACATTGCCGGTGGACTTCCAGGGGAGGAGTACGGGGGAGGCCTTCGTGCAGTTTGCTTCACAGGAAATAGCTGAAAAGGCTCTAAAGAAACACAAGGAAAGAATAGGGCACAG GTACATTGAGATCTTCAAGAGTAGCCGAGCAGAGGTGCGCACTCACTACGACCCTCCCCGCAAGCTGCTGGCCATGCAGAGACCTGGTCCGTACGACAGGCCCGGCCTGACGCGCGGATACAACAGTCTGGGTAGAGGAAGTAGCTTGGAGAGAATGAGGCGTGGAGCCTACGGAGGAG GTTATGGAGGTTATGATGACTACAATGGGTATAATGATGGCTATGGGTTTGGTTCTGATAGATTTGGAAGAG AATGGACTCTTTTCTCCGCAGGGATGTCGGACCACAGGTACGGCGACGGATCGTCCACCTTCCAGAGCACGACCGGCCACTGCGTCCACATGCGAGGTCTGCCCTACAGAGCCACGGAGAACGACATCTACAAC TTCTTCTCACCTCTGAACCCTGTAAGAGTACACATTGAAATCGGACCAGATGGCAGAGTAACCGGAGAGGCAGACGTTGAATTTGCTACTCACGAGGATGCAGTGGCTGCTATGTCCAAAGACAAAGCAAACATGC AACACAGATACGTAGAGCTGTTCCTGAATTCTACAGCAGGAGGAACTGGTGGTGCCTATGGCAGTCAGATGATGGGAGCAATGG TCAAGGAGTCGGAAGGGGTAGTCCAAGATTGGAACACTAGCACATTGCCAG CACAAGTCTTAAATTCCTGTTGCTGTTATGCCTCTAAGACAGATACCCTCCTGACACCCAGCTGGGCTGGTTACGCAGATGAAG GGAGCCAATCCAGTTATGGTGCTCCAGGCAACCAGCAGCTGAGTGGGGGCTATGGAGGAGGATATGGAGGTCAAAGCAGCATGAGTGGCTATG ACCCCGGGAGCCAGGGCGCCATGAACAGCAGCTACTACAGCAGTGGGAACCGCGCATCCATGGGAGTGAACGGCATGGGCGGCATGTCCAACATGTCCAACATGAGTGGTGGCTGGGGAATGTAA
- the HNRNPH1 gene encoding heterogeneous nuclear ribonucleoprotein H isoform X2, with product MDPCHTEETEGEIPGLGFSDRSEQIVSRGVASAFEAATTEAETEQSLTPNVMLNTESSEGYVVKVRGLPWSCSTEEVQRFFSDCKILNGALGIRFIYTREGRPSGEAFAELESEEDVKLALKKDRETMGHRYVEVFKSNNVEMDWVLKHTGPNSPDTANDGFVRLRGLPFGCSKEEIVQFFSGLEIVPNGITLPVDFQGRSTGEAFVQFASQEIAEKALKKHKERIGHRYIEIFKSSRAEVRTHYDPPRKLLAMQRPGPYDRPGLTRGYNSLGRGSSLERMRRGAYGGGYGGYDDYNGYNDGYGFGSDRFGREWTLFSAGMSDHRYGDGSSTFQSTTGHCVHMRGLPYRATENDIYNFFSPLNPVRVHIEIGPDGRVTGEADVEFATHEDAVAAMSKDKANMQHRYVELFLNSTAGGTGGAYGSQMMGAMVKESEGVVQDWNTSTLPGMSLETPSLSLSMLNFPWCEQGSQSSYGAPGNQQLSGGYGGGYGGQSSMSGYDPGSQGAMNSSYYSSGNRASMGVNGMGGMSNMSNMSGGWGM from the exons ATGGACCCTTGTCACACCGAGGAGACCGAGGGCGAGATCCCCGGCTTGG GCTTCAGTGACCGAAGCGAGCAGATTGTTTCACGTGGGGTAGCGTCAGCCTTTGAAGCTG CAACCACAGAAGCAGAGACAGAGCAGAGCCTCACCCCCAATGTGATGCTTAACACAGAGAGCAGCGAGGGATACGTGGTGAAAGTCCGGGGGCTGCCTTGGTCTTGCTCCACCGAGGAGGTGCAGAGGTTCTTCTCCG ATTGCAAAATTCTGAACGGGGCTTTGGGTATCCGTTTCATCTACACCAGGGAGGGCAGACCAAGTGGAGAAGCATTTGCTGAACTTGAGTCAGAGGAGGATGTGAAATTGGCCCTGAAAAAGGACAGAGAAACAATGGGACACAGATACGTTGAAG TTTTCAAGTCAAACAACGTTGAAATGGATTGGGTTCTGAAGCATACTGGTCCCAACAGCCCTGATACAGCTAATGATGGTTTTGTACGTCTTAGAGGACTCCCATTTGGCTGTAGTAAAGAAGAAATTGTACAGTTTTTTTCAG GGTTGGAAATCGTGCCAAATGGGATAACATTGCCGGTGGACTTCCAGGGGAGGAGTACGGGGGAGGCCTTCGTGCAGTTTGCTTCACAGGAAATAGCTGAAAAGGCTCTAAAGAAACACAAGGAAAGAATAGGGCACAG GTACATTGAGATCTTCAAGAGTAGCCGAGCAGAGGTGCGCACTCACTACGACCCTCCCCGCAAGCTGCTGGCCATGCAGAGACCTGGTCCGTACGACAGGCCCGGCCTGACGCGCGGATACAACAGTCTGGGTAGAGGAAGTAGCTTGGAGAGAATGAGGCGTGGAGCCTACGGAGGAG GTTATGGAGGTTATGATGACTACAATGGGTATAATGATGGCTATGGGTTTGGTTCTGATAGATTTGGAAGAG AATGGACTCTTTTCTCCGCAGGGATGTCGGACCACAGGTACGGCGACGGATCGTCCACCTTCCAGAGCACGACCGGCCACTGCGTCCACATGCGAGGTCTGCCCTACAGAGCCACGGAGAACGACATCTACAAC TTCTTCTCACCTCTGAACCCTGTAAGAGTACACATTGAAATCGGACCAGATGGCAGAGTAACCGGAGAGGCAGACGTTGAATTTGCTACTCACGAGGATGCAGTGGCTGCTATGTCCAAAGACAAAGCAAACATGC AACACAGATACGTAGAGCTGTTCCTGAATTCTACAGCAGGAGGAACTGGTGGTGCCTATGGCAGTCAGATGATGGGAGCAATGG TCAAGGAGTCGGAAGGGGTAGTCCAAGATTGGAACACTAGCACATTGCCAG GGATGTCTTTAGAAACCCCATCACTTTCCTTGAGCATGTTAAACTTCCCTTGGTGTGAGCAAG GGAGCCAATCCAGTTATGGTGCTCCAGGCAACCAGCAGCTGAGTGGGGGCTATGGAGGAGGATATGGAGGTCAAAGCAGCATGAGTGGCTATG ACCCCGGGAGCCAGGGCGCCATGAACAGCAGCTACTACAGCAGTGGGAACCGCGCATCCATGGGAGTGAACGGCATGGGCGGCATGTCCAACATGTCCAACATGAGTGGTGGCTGGGGAATGTAA